From one Neovison vison isolate M4711 chromosome 1, ASM_NN_V1, whole genome shotgun sequence genomic stretch:
- the DAB2 gene encoding disabled homolog 2 isoform X3: protein MSNEVETSTTNGQPDQQAAPKAPSKKEKKKGSEKTDEYLLARFKGDGVKYKAKLIGIDDVPDARGDKMSQDSMMKLKGMAAAGRSQGQHKQRIWVNISLSGIKIIDEKTGVIEHEHPVNKISFIARDVTDNRAFGYVCGGEGQHQFFAIKTGQQAEPLVIDLKDLFQVIYNVKKKEEEKKKMEEANKAVENGNETLLTLDDQANKLKLGVDQMDLFGDMSTPPDLNSPTSPAKDLLASDIFTPPVSEAPGQTSPTGQSATLQTNPLDLFKTNASAPAGPLAGLGGIPVSPPQAGPWNPASLVFNQSTSVVPGAMLSGQPSGFSQPVVFTTSPAIPGWNQPSSFAASASPPAPVVWGPSASVVPNTWSSTGSLGNPFQSNIFPASAVSTQSPSMLSSLLVAPPQPPPRTGPPKDISSDAFTALDPLGDKEVKEVKEMFKDFQLRQPPAVPARKGEQTSSGTSSAFSNYFNSKVGIPQENADHDDFDANQLLKKINEPPKPAPRQGSLPVTKSADNAFENPFSKGSFGSSQASMASQPTSSDVYRDPFGNPFA, encoded by the exons ATGTCTAACGAAGTAGAGACGAGCACAACTAACGGTCAGCCTGACCAACAGGCTGCACCAAAAGCAccatcaaagaaggaaaaaaagaaag GCTCTGAAAAGACAGATGAGTATCTTTTGGCCAGATTCAAAGGTGATGGTGTAAAATACAAAGCCAAACTAATTGGCATTGATGATGTGCCCGACGCAAGAGGGGATAAAATGAGCCAAGATTCTATGATGAAACTAAAG GGAATGGCAGCAGCTGGCCGGTCTCAGGGACAACACAAACAAAGGATCTGGGTCAACATTTCCCTTTCTGGGATAAAAATAATTGATGAGAAAACTGGG GTTATAGAGCATGAACATCCAGTAAATAAGATTTCTTTCATTGCCCGTGATGTGACAGACAACCGGGCATTTGGCTATGTGTGTGGAGGAGAAGGCCAGCATCAGTTTTTTGCCATAAAAACAGGACAGCAG GCTGAGCCATTAGTCATTGATCTTAAAGACCTCTTTCAAGTTATCTataatgtaaagaaaaaggaagaagaaaagaaaaag atggaagaaGCCAACAAAGCAGTAGAG AATGGGAATGAGACCCTATTGACCCTTGATGATCAAGCTAACAAACTGAAATTG GGTGTTGACCAGATGGATTTGTTTGGGGACATGTCTACACCTCCTGACCTAAATAGTCCAACA TCTCCAGCAAAAGACTTGCTTGCATCAGACATCTTCACCCCTCCTGTCTCAGAAGCTCCAGGCCAGACCTCACCTACAGGACAGTCTGCAACCCTACAGACCAACCCTCTGGATCTCTTCAAAACAAATGCTTCTGCCCCGGCGGGACCCCTTGCAGGTCTAG GTGGTATACCAGTTAGCCCCCCTCAGGCAGGACCGTGGAACCCAGCATCTTTAGTCTTCAATCAGTCTACTTCAGTGGTCCCAGGAGCCATGCTGAGTGGTCAGCCTTCAGGATTCAGTCAGCCAGTAGTTTTTACCACAAGCCCAGCTATTCCAGGTTGGAACCAGCCTTCATCCTTTGCAGCCTCAGCTTCGCCTCCAGCCCCTGTTGTTTGGGGCCCATCAGCATCTGTGGTACCCAATACTTGGTCCTCAACAGGCTCTTTGGGGAACCCTTTCCAGAGCAATATTTTTCCAGCTTCTGCTGTGTCTACCCAGTCCCCTTCTATGCTCTCCTCTCTTCTGGTTGCTCCTCCGCAACCACCTCCCAGAACTGGCCCTCCAAAGGACATCTCCAGTGATGCCTTCACTGCCTTGGACCCACTTGGGgataaagaagtcaaagaagtgaaagaaatgtTTAAGGACTTCCAACTGCGGCAGCCACCTGCTGTGCCTGCAAGGAAGGGAGAGCAGACTTCCTCTGGGACTTCGAGTGCCTTCTCCAATTATTTCAACAGCAAAGTTGGCATTCCTCAGGAGAATGCGGACCACGATGACTTTGATGCTAATCAGCTGTTGAAAAAGATCAATG AACCACCAAAGCCAGCTCCCAGACAAGGTTCCCTGCCAGTTACCAAATCTGCTGACAACGCATTTGAGAACCCTTTCTCTAAAGGTTCTTTCGGTTCATCACAAGCTTCT ATGGCTTCTCAACCCACATCTTCTGATGTATATAGGGATCCTTTTGGAAATCCTTTCGCCTAA
- the DAB2 gene encoding disabled homolog 2 isoform X1, which yields MSNEVETSTTNGQPDQQAAPKAPSKKEKKKGSEKTDEYLLARFKGDGVKYKAKLIGIDDVPDARGDKMSQDSMMKLKGMAAAGRSQGQHKQRIWVNISLSGIKIIDEKTGVIEHEHPVNKISFIARDVTDNRAFGYVCGGEGQHQFFAIKTGQQAEPLVIDLKDLFQVIYNVKKKEEEKKKMEEANKAVENGNETLLTLDDQANKLKLGVDQMDLFGDMSTPPDLNSPTESKDILLVDLNSEIDTNQNSLRENPFLTNGITSCSLPRPKPQASFLPENAFSANLNFFPTPNPDPFRDDPFAQPDQSAPSSFDSLKSSDQKKENLSNLSTPLSNGPLNGDVDYFGQQFDQISNRTGKQEAQAGPWPFSSTQTQPTVRTQNGVSEREQNGFHIKSSPNPFVGSPPKGLSVLNGVKQDLESSVQSSPHDSIAIIPPPQSTKPGRGRRTAKSPAKDLLASDIFTPPVSEAPGQTSPTGQSATLQTNPLDLFKTNASAPAGPLAGLGGIPVSPPQAGPWNPASLVFNQSTSVVPGAMLSGQPSGFSQPVVFTTSPAIPGWNQPSSFAASASPPAPVVWGPSASVVPNTWSSTGSLGNPFQSNIFPASAVSTQSPSMLSSLLVAPPQPPPRTGPPKDISSDAFTALDPLGDKEVKEVKEMFKDFQLRQPPAVPARKGEQTSSGTSSAFSNYFNSKVGIPQENADHDDFDANQLLKKINEPPKPAPRQGSLPVTKSADNAFENPFSKGSFGSSQASMASQPTSSDVYRDPFGNPFA from the exons ATGTCTAACGAAGTAGAGACGAGCACAACTAACGGTCAGCCTGACCAACAGGCTGCACCAAAAGCAccatcaaagaaggaaaaaaagaaag GCTCTGAAAAGACAGATGAGTATCTTTTGGCCAGATTCAAAGGTGATGGTGTAAAATACAAAGCCAAACTAATTGGCATTGATGATGTGCCCGACGCAAGAGGGGATAAAATGAGCCAAGATTCTATGATGAAACTAAAG GGAATGGCAGCAGCTGGCCGGTCTCAGGGACAACACAAACAAAGGATCTGGGTCAACATTTCCCTTTCTGGGATAAAAATAATTGATGAGAAAACTGGG GTTATAGAGCATGAACATCCAGTAAATAAGATTTCTTTCATTGCCCGTGATGTGACAGACAACCGGGCATTTGGCTATGTGTGTGGAGGAGAAGGCCAGCATCAGTTTTTTGCCATAAAAACAGGACAGCAG GCTGAGCCATTAGTCATTGATCTTAAAGACCTCTTTCAAGTTATCTataatgtaaagaaaaaggaagaagaaaagaaaaag atggaagaaGCCAACAAAGCAGTAGAG AATGGGAATGAGACCCTATTGACCCTTGATGATCAAGCTAACAAACTGAAATTG GGTGTTGACCAGATGGATTTGTTTGGGGACATGTCTACACCTCCTGACCTAAATAGTCCAACA GAAAGCAAAGATATCCTGTTAGTGGATCTAAACTCTGAAATCGACACCAATCAGAATTCTTTAAGAGAAAATCCATTCTTAACAAATGGCATTACCTCCTGCTCTCTTCCTCGACCAAAGCCTCAGGCATCTTTCCTGCCTGAAAATGCCTTTTCTGCCAATCTCAACTTCTTTCCCACCCCTAATCCTGATCCTTTCCGTGACGATCCTTTTGCACAGCCAGACCAATCGGCACCCTCTTCGTTTGATTCTCTCAAATCTTCAgatcagaagaaagagaatttgagTAACTTGTCTACTCCCCTGAGTAACGGGCCCCTGAATGGGGATGTTGATTACTTTGGTCAACAGTTTGACCAAATCTCTAACCGGACTGGCAAACAGGAAGCTCAGGCAGGCCCATGGCCCTTTTCAAGTACGCAAACACAGCCAACAGTGAGAACTCAAAATGGGGTATCTGAAAGAGAACAGAACGGCTTCCATATCAAATCCTCCCCGAACCCTTTTGTGGGAAGCCCTCCCAAAGGACTGTCTGTACTGAATGGCGTAAAGCAGGACTTGGAAAGCTCTGTCCAGTCCTCACCACATGACTCCATAGCCATTATCCCACCTCCACAAAGTACCAAaccaggaagaggcagaaggactGCTAAG TCTCCAGCAAAAGACTTGCTTGCATCAGACATCTTCACCCCTCCTGTCTCAGAAGCTCCAGGCCAGACCTCACCTACAGGACAGTCTGCAACCCTACAGACCAACCCTCTGGATCTCTTCAAAACAAATGCTTCTGCCCCGGCGGGACCCCTTGCAGGTCTAG GTGGTATACCAGTTAGCCCCCCTCAGGCAGGACCGTGGAACCCAGCATCTTTAGTCTTCAATCAGTCTACTTCAGTGGTCCCAGGAGCCATGCTGAGTGGTCAGCCTTCAGGATTCAGTCAGCCAGTAGTTTTTACCACAAGCCCAGCTATTCCAGGTTGGAACCAGCCTTCATCCTTTGCAGCCTCAGCTTCGCCTCCAGCCCCTGTTGTTTGGGGCCCATCAGCATCTGTGGTACCCAATACTTGGTCCTCAACAGGCTCTTTGGGGAACCCTTTCCAGAGCAATATTTTTCCAGCTTCTGCTGTGTCTACCCAGTCCCCTTCTATGCTCTCCTCTCTTCTGGTTGCTCCTCCGCAACCACCTCCCAGAACTGGCCCTCCAAAGGACATCTCCAGTGATGCCTTCACTGCCTTGGACCCACTTGGGgataaagaagtcaaagaagtgaaagaaatgtTTAAGGACTTCCAACTGCGGCAGCCACCTGCTGTGCCTGCAAGGAAGGGAGAGCAGACTTCCTCTGGGACTTCGAGTGCCTTCTCCAATTATTTCAACAGCAAAGTTGGCATTCCTCAGGAGAATGCGGACCACGATGACTTTGATGCTAATCAGCTGTTGAAAAAGATCAATG AACCACCAAAGCCAGCTCCCAGACAAGGTTCCCTGCCAGTTACCAAATCTGCTGACAACGCATTTGAGAACCCTTTCTCTAAAGGTTCTTTCGGTTCATCACAAGCTTCT ATGGCTTCTCAACCCACATCTTCTGATGTATATAGGGATCCTTTTGGAAATCCTTTCGCCTAA
- the DAB2 gene encoding disabled homolog 2 isoform X2: MSNEVETSTTNGQPDQQAAPKAPSKKEKKKGSEKTDEYLLARFKGDGVKYKAKLIGIDDVPDARGDKMSQDSMMKLKGMAAAGRSQGQHKQRIWVNISLSGIKIIDEKTGVIEHEHPVNKISFIARDVTDNRAFGYVCGGEGQHQFFAIKTGQQAEPLVIDLKDLFQVIYNVKKKEEEKKKMEEANKAVENGNETLLTLDDQANKLKLESKDILLVDLNSEIDTNQNSLRENPFLTNGITSCSLPRPKPQASFLPENAFSANLNFFPTPNPDPFRDDPFAQPDQSAPSSFDSLKSSDQKKENLSNLSTPLSNGPLNGDVDYFGQQFDQISNRTGKQEAQAGPWPFSSTQTQPTVRTQNGVSEREQNGFHIKSSPNPFVGSPPKGLSVLNGVKQDLESSVQSSPHDSIAIIPPPQSTKPGRGRRTAKSPAKDLLASDIFTPPVSEAPGQTSPTGQSATLQTNPLDLFKTNASAPAGPLAGLGGIPVSPPQAGPWNPASLVFNQSTSVVPGAMLSGQPSGFSQPVVFTTSPAIPGWNQPSSFAASASPPAPVVWGPSASVVPNTWSSTGSLGNPFQSNIFPASAVSTQSPSMLSSLLVAPPQPPPRTGPPKDISSDAFTALDPLGDKEVKEVKEMFKDFQLRQPPAVPARKGEQTSSGTSSAFSNYFNSKVGIPQENADHDDFDANQLLKKINEPPKPAPRQGSLPVTKSADNAFENPFSKGSFGSSQASMASQPTSSDVYRDPFGNPFA; the protein is encoded by the exons ATGTCTAACGAAGTAGAGACGAGCACAACTAACGGTCAGCCTGACCAACAGGCTGCACCAAAAGCAccatcaaagaaggaaaaaaagaaag GCTCTGAAAAGACAGATGAGTATCTTTTGGCCAGATTCAAAGGTGATGGTGTAAAATACAAAGCCAAACTAATTGGCATTGATGATGTGCCCGACGCAAGAGGGGATAAAATGAGCCAAGATTCTATGATGAAACTAAAG GGAATGGCAGCAGCTGGCCGGTCTCAGGGACAACACAAACAAAGGATCTGGGTCAACATTTCCCTTTCTGGGATAAAAATAATTGATGAGAAAACTGGG GTTATAGAGCATGAACATCCAGTAAATAAGATTTCTTTCATTGCCCGTGATGTGACAGACAACCGGGCATTTGGCTATGTGTGTGGAGGAGAAGGCCAGCATCAGTTTTTTGCCATAAAAACAGGACAGCAG GCTGAGCCATTAGTCATTGATCTTAAAGACCTCTTTCAAGTTATCTataatgtaaagaaaaaggaagaagaaaagaaaaag atggaagaaGCCAACAAAGCAGTAGAG AATGGGAATGAGACCCTATTGACCCTTGATGATCAAGCTAACAAACTGAAATTG GAAAGCAAAGATATCCTGTTAGTGGATCTAAACTCTGAAATCGACACCAATCAGAATTCTTTAAGAGAAAATCCATTCTTAACAAATGGCATTACCTCCTGCTCTCTTCCTCGACCAAAGCCTCAGGCATCTTTCCTGCCTGAAAATGCCTTTTCTGCCAATCTCAACTTCTTTCCCACCCCTAATCCTGATCCTTTCCGTGACGATCCTTTTGCACAGCCAGACCAATCGGCACCCTCTTCGTTTGATTCTCTCAAATCTTCAgatcagaagaaagagaatttgagTAACTTGTCTACTCCCCTGAGTAACGGGCCCCTGAATGGGGATGTTGATTACTTTGGTCAACAGTTTGACCAAATCTCTAACCGGACTGGCAAACAGGAAGCTCAGGCAGGCCCATGGCCCTTTTCAAGTACGCAAACACAGCCAACAGTGAGAACTCAAAATGGGGTATCTGAAAGAGAACAGAACGGCTTCCATATCAAATCCTCCCCGAACCCTTTTGTGGGAAGCCCTCCCAAAGGACTGTCTGTACTGAATGGCGTAAAGCAGGACTTGGAAAGCTCTGTCCAGTCCTCACCACATGACTCCATAGCCATTATCCCACCTCCACAAAGTACCAAaccaggaagaggcagaaggactGCTAAG TCTCCAGCAAAAGACTTGCTTGCATCAGACATCTTCACCCCTCCTGTCTCAGAAGCTCCAGGCCAGACCTCACCTACAGGACAGTCTGCAACCCTACAGACCAACCCTCTGGATCTCTTCAAAACAAATGCTTCTGCCCCGGCGGGACCCCTTGCAGGTCTAG GTGGTATACCAGTTAGCCCCCCTCAGGCAGGACCGTGGAACCCAGCATCTTTAGTCTTCAATCAGTCTACTTCAGTGGTCCCAGGAGCCATGCTGAGTGGTCAGCCTTCAGGATTCAGTCAGCCAGTAGTTTTTACCACAAGCCCAGCTATTCCAGGTTGGAACCAGCCTTCATCCTTTGCAGCCTCAGCTTCGCCTCCAGCCCCTGTTGTTTGGGGCCCATCAGCATCTGTGGTACCCAATACTTGGTCCTCAACAGGCTCTTTGGGGAACCCTTTCCAGAGCAATATTTTTCCAGCTTCTGCTGTGTCTACCCAGTCCCCTTCTATGCTCTCCTCTCTTCTGGTTGCTCCTCCGCAACCACCTCCCAGAACTGGCCCTCCAAAGGACATCTCCAGTGATGCCTTCACTGCCTTGGACCCACTTGGGgataaagaagtcaaagaagtgaaagaaatgtTTAAGGACTTCCAACTGCGGCAGCCACCTGCTGTGCCTGCAAGGAAGGGAGAGCAGACTTCCTCTGGGACTTCGAGTGCCTTCTCCAATTATTTCAACAGCAAAGTTGGCATTCCTCAGGAGAATGCGGACCACGATGACTTTGATGCTAATCAGCTGTTGAAAAAGATCAATG AACCACCAAAGCCAGCTCCCAGACAAGGTTCCCTGCCAGTTACCAAATCTGCTGACAACGCATTTGAGAACCCTTTCTCTAAAGGTTCTTTCGGTTCATCACAAGCTTCT ATGGCTTCTCAACCCACATCTTCTGATGTATATAGGGATCCTTTTGGAAATCCTTTCGCCTAA
- the DAB2 gene encoding disabled homolog 2 isoform X4, translating into MSNEVETSTTNGQPDQQAAPKAPSKKEKKKGSEKTDEYLLARFKGDGVKYKAKLIGIDDVPDARGDKMSQDSMMKLKGMAAAGRSQGQHKQRIWVNISLSGIKIIDEKTGVIEHEHPVNKISFIARDVTDNRAFGYVCGGEGQHQFFAIKTGQQAEPLVIDLKDLFQVIYNVKKKEEEKKKMEEANKAVENGNETLLTLDDQANKLKLSPAKDLLASDIFTPPVSEAPGQTSPTGQSATLQTNPLDLFKTNASAPAGPLAGLGGIPVSPPQAGPWNPASLVFNQSTSVVPGAMLSGQPSGFSQPVVFTTSPAIPGWNQPSSFAASASPPAPVVWGPSASVVPNTWSSTGSLGNPFQSNIFPASAVSTQSPSMLSSLLVAPPQPPPRTGPPKDISSDAFTALDPLGDKEVKEVKEMFKDFQLRQPPAVPARKGEQTSSGTSSAFSNYFNSKVGIPQENADHDDFDANQLLKKINEPPKPAPRQGSLPVTKSADNAFENPFSKGSFGSSQASMASQPTSSDVYRDPFGNPFA; encoded by the exons ATGTCTAACGAAGTAGAGACGAGCACAACTAACGGTCAGCCTGACCAACAGGCTGCACCAAAAGCAccatcaaagaaggaaaaaaagaaag GCTCTGAAAAGACAGATGAGTATCTTTTGGCCAGATTCAAAGGTGATGGTGTAAAATACAAAGCCAAACTAATTGGCATTGATGATGTGCCCGACGCAAGAGGGGATAAAATGAGCCAAGATTCTATGATGAAACTAAAG GGAATGGCAGCAGCTGGCCGGTCTCAGGGACAACACAAACAAAGGATCTGGGTCAACATTTCCCTTTCTGGGATAAAAATAATTGATGAGAAAACTGGG GTTATAGAGCATGAACATCCAGTAAATAAGATTTCTTTCATTGCCCGTGATGTGACAGACAACCGGGCATTTGGCTATGTGTGTGGAGGAGAAGGCCAGCATCAGTTTTTTGCCATAAAAACAGGACAGCAG GCTGAGCCATTAGTCATTGATCTTAAAGACCTCTTTCAAGTTATCTataatgtaaagaaaaaggaagaagaaaagaaaaag atggaagaaGCCAACAAAGCAGTAGAG AATGGGAATGAGACCCTATTGACCCTTGATGATCAAGCTAACAAACTGAAATTG TCTCCAGCAAAAGACTTGCTTGCATCAGACATCTTCACCCCTCCTGTCTCAGAAGCTCCAGGCCAGACCTCACCTACAGGACAGTCTGCAACCCTACAGACCAACCCTCTGGATCTCTTCAAAACAAATGCTTCTGCCCCGGCGGGACCCCTTGCAGGTCTAG GTGGTATACCAGTTAGCCCCCCTCAGGCAGGACCGTGGAACCCAGCATCTTTAGTCTTCAATCAGTCTACTTCAGTGGTCCCAGGAGCCATGCTGAGTGGTCAGCCTTCAGGATTCAGTCAGCCAGTAGTTTTTACCACAAGCCCAGCTATTCCAGGTTGGAACCAGCCTTCATCCTTTGCAGCCTCAGCTTCGCCTCCAGCCCCTGTTGTTTGGGGCCCATCAGCATCTGTGGTACCCAATACTTGGTCCTCAACAGGCTCTTTGGGGAACCCTTTCCAGAGCAATATTTTTCCAGCTTCTGCTGTGTCTACCCAGTCCCCTTCTATGCTCTCCTCTCTTCTGGTTGCTCCTCCGCAACCACCTCCCAGAACTGGCCCTCCAAAGGACATCTCCAGTGATGCCTTCACTGCCTTGGACCCACTTGGGgataaagaagtcaaagaagtgaaagaaatgtTTAAGGACTTCCAACTGCGGCAGCCACCTGCTGTGCCTGCAAGGAAGGGAGAGCAGACTTCCTCTGGGACTTCGAGTGCCTTCTCCAATTATTTCAACAGCAAAGTTGGCATTCCTCAGGAGAATGCGGACCACGATGACTTTGATGCTAATCAGCTGTTGAAAAAGATCAATG AACCACCAAAGCCAGCTCCCAGACAAGGTTCCCTGCCAGTTACCAAATCTGCTGACAACGCATTTGAGAACCCTTTCTCTAAAGGTTCTTTCGGTTCATCACAAGCTTCT ATGGCTTCTCAACCCACATCTTCTGATGTATATAGGGATCCTTTTGGAAATCCTTTCGCCTAA